AATATATCTCTTGTAGTTCCAGGAATATCCGTAACAATAGCGCGATTTTTATTGGTTAGCGCATTAAGAAGTGAGGATTTTCCTGCGTTAGGATGTCCTGCAAGAACAATACTTGTTCCTTGGGCGAGTCGCCTGCCTTCATCGAAACTGGAGATAAGATCTTCAATAATCAGTATGGCTTCGCTTAATCGATTGTCAGGGACGTCCATATCAGGCTGTTCTTCCTCTGGGAAATCTGCGAGTACCTCAATGAAAGCCAAGGATTCAATGATCAACGAAGAAATAAGCTGAACTTTTTTAGAGAAATGTCCTTGAAAATGATTCTGAGCAATATGAAAGGCGTCCAAATTATCAGCGGCAATAATATTTTGAATTGCCTCTGCTTGGATAAGATCTATTTTCCCATTTAGAAAAGCTCGTTGAGAAAATTCTCCAGGAAGTGCGGGCCGAGCTCCTTCAGATACCAAGGCCTCCAGGATTTGAGAACAAGAAAAATAACCACCATGACATTGCAATTCGATAACATCTTCACCAGTAAATGAACGTGGAGCTCGCATAATTAATAAAAGCACCTGATCAATTTGTTGATCATTACGACTTATTGTTCCTAAATGAGCAGTATGGGAGGCAAAGGATGGTACGGATCCTGAGAATATTTTGTCTGTGATCTGAATGGCTTCAGGGCCAGATATACGAACAATAGCGATGCTCCCCTCTCCTGGAGGAGTGGCTATAGCAGCAATAGTATCATTTTTAATCATGAAAAACGGATGAAAATGGAACTAACTTGAGAGCTAGGATATCAGGTTTCCCATTAAAGATGTATGTAGGTTTTTTAACGATTTCTATTTAATTAGTTTGGAATATTTTTAATAACTTTTTATAGTCGCCTGTTTTGATCTTCAGGTCGAGGACAAGTGAAGAAACTGCAATATATTGATCGCTTAACTAATCAAAGAGTGACAGAATCTGTGTGTTATGAAAAGACTATGACGTTTCTATACACTTCTAGATTAGGGAAATGGGTATCTACGCTATTGTCGAGGTCTCCATTTTTGTCGCGTCTTTATGGTTGGATTCAAAAACGTTCTTGGACACGTAAAAAGATTCCAGGATTTATAAAAAGAAATCATATCTGCGCAAAAGAATTCAAAAAATCTCTTTCAGAATTCACTTCTTTCAATGATTTTTTTACTAGAGAGTTGCGTCCAGAAGCACGGCCCATTGCCCAAGGAAAGAATATTTGCGTGACACCTGTTGATGGGGCGTATCTTATTTATCCAAACGTATCCGAATTTGGAGAATTTGTTGTTAAATCCAAACGGTTCTCTCTTTCAAAACTTTTAGGTGATCCCAAGCTTGTTGAGAAGTACGCATCTGGTAGCGTGGTCTTTGCTCGGTTAGCTCTTTTCGACTATCATCGTTTTCATTTCCCTGTAGATTGTTTGGCCGGATCAACGCATAACATCAATGGTTATTTATTTTCTGTACATCCGATGGCATTGAAGGATAATTTTAATATTTTTTGTGAGAACAAACGTACGCTAACAGAGCTCAAAACAGAGGCTTTTGGGGATGTGCTCTATTTGGAAGTAGGGGCATTGAATGTCGGTTCTATTATTCAAACCTACACACCCGGGGAAAAGTATTCTAAGGGTGATGAGAAGGGGTTTTTTGAAATTGGAGGCTCCACTGTTATTGTGTTGTTTGAGCCAGGAGTTGTTCGGTTTGATGCCGATTTATTGAAGAACTCAAGAATGGGATTAGAAACACGTTGCCTTATGGGGCAATCTTTAGGATGTTCTTTGAGAGAATAATTTTAAAGACTTTAAAGGTTTTTTTTGGTATTGCAAAGAGAGAGAAAAGTGAAAATTGGCGAATTATGTGGCTAGTCATCCTATGGACTTTAGTTGCAAGTTTGACAATAGGTTTAGTGTTTAAAGTCTATTGTCACATTTCCCGTTTCCGTCGTTATGCGGCGCAGGTTATTCGAGAAGTTCATCTGAGCATGGAACTGAAAGAATGGTCTGTTGCTGAACAGAAGCTCCTACCTATCTTAAAAAAACGTTGTTATCGTCGTCAGTGTTTATTCGATTACATGCGTATTCTTCGAGGGATGAATCGTTTTGACGAGGTGGAAAAGCTATTGGCTGAGGCACGAAAATTAAATTTACGGGGACCTCAATTTTTTCTAGAGATTGCTTATAAAGCTTATCGTCATGGAGCATATAAAGAATGTTGCCAAGCTTTTTCCTTAATTTCGAACGATATGTTTGAGGAGCAAGATGCTGCGAAGTATGCATCTGCTTTGGTGAATTTAGGACATTTAGATGCTGCCTGTAGCATTATTGAGCCCTGGATTTCTCCTCTATCCCATCAAGAAACCTACATTACTGTTGGGGATATTTATTTCACTTCGAAGCGTTATCAAGATGCTATAGAGTTTTACAATCGCGCATATGCCTTAGGCCCCTGTCCTTTGAAAGTTACCTATAATTTAGCACATTCTTCCCGTATTTGCGGTAATTATGTTGAGGCAGGAAAGCTGTTTCGCAAATTGTTATCTGAACCCAATTATCGAGAAGAGTCTTTATTTAACATCGGTTTGTGTGAACAAAAACAAGGGCAATCGAAAAAAGCGTTACTTATTTATCAAAGTAGCGATTTATGGTCTCGAGGAGATGCTTTGTTAATGAGACACGCAGCTTTGGCAGCTATGGATCAAAATGACTATCCTTTAGCTGAATATTGCTGGAATTTAGCATTTCAATGCGGCACATATGCTGAGGATTGGCAATGTGGCCTAGGTTATGGATTTAGTTTATGTTGCCTAAAGAAATATTCTGATGCTGAAAAGATGTATCTAAAAGTAATTCAAAAATTCCCTGATTGTCCTACAGCATGCAAAGCGTTAGCTTGGCTTTCAGGAGTAGGATACGCATCAATAGTAACAGCAGAGGCTGGTTTAGAGTATGCAAAGAAAGCTCTCCAATTAAACCATTCCTCAGAAACTTTAGAGCTATTAAGTGCCTGCGAAGCTCGCGCAGGAAATTTCGACGCTGCTTATGAAATACAAGCATTTCTATCAGCTCAAGATGTTTCTTTGCAGCAAAAGAAGCGCCGTTCGCAAATTATGCGTAATTTACGCCAGAAACTACCTTTGAATCATCAGCATATTGTGGAAGTAGATACACTGCTTGCTGCTTAAATTCTTTTTTTCATTTCTCTATCTTTATGATAAAAGTTTTTTGCCTCCTGTTCAGGAGAAAGAAGAATATAAGTAGGGGAACTTTTGTTCCTTTTATTCATCAGAATCGAGTATGGTATTGACAGATGAGTTTTCGTAGGAATTAATAGATTATTTTCCAAGCAATTATATTGAATTAAGCGACGTATGTTAGATTTTCTTAAACGTTTCTTTGGATCTTCTCAAGAGCGTACCTTAAAAAAATTTCAAAAACTTGTGGATAAGGTAAATCTCTATGATGAGATTCTTGCTTCTTTGTCTGATGAGGAGTTGCGTAATAAAACAGTAGAGTTAAAAAAGCGCTATCAGGAAGGCGAATCTTTAGATGATATGCTCCCTGAAGCCTATGCCGTTGTTAAAAACGTATGTAGACGTTTGACAGGAACTCCTGTAGAAGTTTCCGGTTATCATCAAAATTGGGACATGGTTCCTTATGATGTTCAGGTTCTTGGTGCTATAGCTATGCACAAGGGCTTTATTACTGAGATGCAGACAGGGGAAGGAAAAACTCTTACCGCAGTTATGCCTCTGTATTTAAATGCTTTAACAGGGAAGCCTGTGCATTTGGTTACAGTTAACGATTATCTTGCTCAAAGAGATTGTGAATGGGTGGGCTCCATATTGCGTTGGTTGGGTCTAACTACCGGAGTGTTGATATCCGGATCTCCTTCAGAAAAACGAAAGGAAATCTATCGTTGTGATGTTGTCTATGGTACAGCCTCAGAGTTTGGATTTGATTATCTCAGAGATAATTCTATAGCAACTTCTGTTGATGAGCAGGTAGGGCGTGGATTCTATTTCGCCATTATTGATGAAGTGGATTCTATTCTAATTGATGAAGCAAGAACCCCTTTAATTATTTCTGGGCCTGGAGAAAAGCATAATCCTGTTTATTTTGAGCTTAAAGATAAAGTTGCTGGATTAGTGCAACTGCAGAGAGAACTATGTAATCAATTAGCTCTTGATGCTAGACGAGGATTAGAACTCTTCTTAGATATGGATATCCTCCCTAAGGATAAAAAAGTTATCGAAGGTATTTCTGAATTTTGCCGTAGTTTATGGCTAGTTAGTAAGGGTATGCCTTTAAATCGTGTTTTGCGTAGAGTACGCGAACACCCTGATTTGCGAGCTATGATTGATAAGTGGGATACTTATTATCATGCTGAACAAAATAAAGAAGAGAGTATTGAGAAACTATCTCAACTTTATATCATTGTTGATGAGCACAATAATGATTTCGAATTGACAGATCGCGGTATGCAACAATGGGTTGATAAGGCCGGAGGTTCTGCCGAAGATTTCGTCATGATGGATATGGGACACGAATACGCTCTCATAGATGGCGATGAATCTCTCTCTCCAACAGATAAAATTAATAGAAAAATAGCCGTTTCTGAAGAAGATACTCAAAGAAAAGCTCGAGCTCATGGTTTGCGACAGCTATTGAGAGCACAATTGCTGATGGAACGTGATGTGGACTATATTGTCCGTGATGATCAAATTGTCATTATTGATGAACATACAGGTCGTCCACAACCAGGTCGTCGTTTTTCCGAAGGTCTTCATCAAGCAATAGAAGCAAAAGAACATGTAACTATTCGCAAGGAATCACAAACTTTTGCGACAGTAACTTTGCAGAATTTCTTCCGTCTTTATGAAAAACTTGCAGGTATGACTGGGACCGCAATTACTGAGTCCAAAGAATTTAAAGAGATTTATAATCTCTATGTTCTGCAAGTACCTACATTTAAAACATGTTTACGCGTAGATCATAATGATGAATTTTATATGACAGAGCGTGAAAAGTATCACGCGATCGTTAATGAAATTGCTCGTATACATAAAGACGGGAATCCTATTCTCATAGGGACAGAATCTGTTGAGGTCTCTGAGAAGCTTTCTCGTATTTTGAAACAAAATCGTATAGAACATACTGTCTTAAATGCGAAAAATCATGCTCAAGAAGCTGAGATTATTGCAGCAGCAGGGAAGCTAGGTGCTGTTACTGTCGCTACAAATATGGCAGGTCGTGGTACGGATATAAAACTAGATCAGGAAGCTGTAGTTGTTGGTGGTCTTCATGTTATTGGTACAAGTCGCCATCAATCTCGACGTATTGATAGACAATTACGTGGACGTTGCGCACGTTTAGGAGATCCTGGTGCTGCTAAGTTCTTCTTATCTTTTGAAGATCGTTTAATGCGTTTATTTGCTTCGCCAAAATTAAATGCATTGATTCGGCATTTCCGTCCTCCTGAAGGAGAGGCGATGTCAGATCCTATGTTTAACAAGCTAATTGAGACTGCTCAAAAGCGTGTTGAAGCAAGAAACTATACGATTCGAAAACATACTCTTGAGTATGACGATGTTATGAATAAGCAAAGACAGACTATCTATGCTTTTCGTAATGAGGTTATACGTTCCGAGGACATCTTTACTTTAGCTAAGGAATCGATATACCATGTCTCGTTGATGATAGCTTCATTGATCACGAGTCGTAATCATCCCACAGGTCACTCTCTTCCTACTTTAGAAGAATGGATGAATTACTCCTTCCCTCTAAAGTTAAATCTTGAGGAATTACGCAAATTAAATACTTTAGACGCTATTGCAGAAAAAGTAGCAGACGACTTGATAGAAGTTTTCCAGAATAAGTTTTCATCTATGGTAGAAGAAATCACTACAGCTGCTGGAGATGACGTTGATGCTAACGGTATCTGTAAGGATATTATACGTTCAGTAATGATTATGCATATCGATGAACAATGGAAAATTCATCTTGTGGATATGGATTTACTCCGTAGTGAAGTAGGTTTACGTACTGTTGGTCAGAAAGATCCTTTAATTGAATTCAAACACGAATCATTCTTACTATTTGAAAGTCTTGTCCGAGATATTCGTATTGCTATTGTGAAACATTTGTTCCGTCTAGAGTTAACTATGACTAGAGAACAGCGGCCTCAAAATGTTATTCCCGTTGTTGCTACGTCATTCCAAAATGATGAGAACTTTGGTCCTATGGAATTAACTGTTATTAGTGATTCTGACGACGAATAAAAAAAGCTTTTAGGGCTGGGCTAGCTTCCAGCCTTTTCCCTTTCTAATTCATGATTTTAAATAAATGTGGACCACTCAGACCATGCTTTTGCATCATGGTGGCGTATCCAAAATGTTCTGTGGTTATCCCCAATCAAAAATTGTACGTGATGATCTCGATTACGAGTAGTCATACAAATAATGATATTATTTAAGGATTCTGATCCTTTTGGGAAATCTTCGGGAGCATTTACAAATGTTTCTACATTTGTAGTAAGAAGGAAGTCGGATTCTAATAGAGAGTTGAAGTCGTAAGTTTTGCTTTCTATTGTTTTTGGAGGGATATTAAACCATAATTCCCAGTCTCCTGTCAGACAACTACGCGTATAAGCATGGTTATCATCACTAATATAGAATTGGCGTATAACACCTTTTAGAATAGATTCTCCAAGAACTATAAGGAGATCACCATTCTCCTTGTCTTCTTCAACATAAACTCCGGTTTCTTGGTATTTATCCAAAGAGAAAGCTTCTTCTGATTGGTAAAGAAGCTCATCGAGTGAGTGGTGGTAATCAGCTTCTGATGCATCATAATGATCATGGTTCATGGTTAAAGTCTCCAAGAAATAATTAATTTGTTATTATTATTTTTGTAATAATAATATTTCATTTTTTAAACAAATTAATTTGTTCTTTTCGTTTTTTCTTTGAATTCTAAATCAAAAGGTATCCCGTATAAATTAAAAGATGATTTTAAAGTATTTTTTAAATAACACTCATAATGTTTAGTTAGTAATGATTTCGCGTTAATAAATAATAAGAATTGGAAAGGTGTAGCTGTTTTATGAATGGCATAATAAACACGCAATCTTCTTCCATTAATTACTTGAGGGTGATGCTTTTGTAGTGCCGAGGCGAGTGTTTTATTAACAACAGGTGTAGGAACTTTGCTAGATACTGTTTCGTAAAGTTCATCGATAGATGAAAAGATATGCCGTAGATTACGTTTTGTTGCTGCAGATATGCAAAGAATCCTAGATTGACCGATATAAACATCAGTAGCGCGTAAATCACGAATGTAGTGCTCCATACGCACGCCTTCAATCAAATCCCATTTGTTAACAAGGATGATATGGGGTTTCTTGTGTTTGGATATCAAAGAGAGAATACGTTTATCGTAAGAAGATAGATGATGCATGGCATCGATAACCAGTAAGCAAACGTCTGCGCGTGCTATAGCCTTTTCTGTTCTAGAGGAAGATATCCATTCTATAGAGTTTTTTACACTTTTCATTTTTCTCAGACCGGCAGTATCTATGAATAGGTACGAACGATCGTTATGAGAATATAGAATGTCGACGTTATCGCGAGTCGTTCCCGGTATATTGTCGATGATGCAACGCTCTTCATTTAATAATCCATTAATGATGGAAGATTTGCCTACGTTAGGACGACCAATGAGAGCAATTTTTAAAGGTTTATCTGTTGTTGATGCTGTGGGGAAAGGAATTTCTTCTTCTTCGTAATCTGATAGAGATTCTTCGGATAACATCTCAATTGAAGAAGGTGTTTCCTCTTCGATCTCTTCCTCTGAAAACTCTTCTACAAGTTCGGGAACATTACCAAGAGTTTTAATTCTCTCTAAAAGTTTATCAATATGTTTATCGTGACTTGCTGATACAGTAAGAATCTCAGAGATTCCTATTTTATATAACTCATGAATGCGATGTTCGTCTTTAAAAGTATCTGCCTTATTCGCAACAAGAATGAGAGGTTTTTTTAAAGGAAGCAGCATTTTAGCAAGCTCAGCATCTTGCTCTGTAATTCCACAGCGAATATCAACAACAAGAAGTAAAATATCCGCTTCATTAGCGCCCGCTAACGCTTGCTTGTAGATGTGCTTTTGGAAGTGGTCTTCGGAATCTTTATCAACTCCCCCAGTATCGATTACTTGTACAGGGATGCTCCATCCACGTATCTCTCCATATAGGCGATCTCGTGTAGTCCCTTCTTGGGAGTTGACAATAGCCAAAGATCGTTTGCACATGCGATTGAAAAGAGAAGATTTCCCAACGTTGGGTCTTCCTAAGATAGCAATCCGTAGCATGATAAGCCAATTAATCTCAGTTTTGAATAATTACAAAGAAAATGATAAAAGCTAAAAAATTAAATCTAAAGAAATAAAATCGATTGAGTGTTTAAGGGAAAAGTTTATTTTAAGATAAATCTTACTTCCAGAAGCCTTTTTCCTTCAGAAGCAATAAAATTTTTTCTTTGTCATGACATTCGTTTTCTATAGACAGTATCTCAGCTTCCCTTAAAAGATCTCCGAGTAGCCTACCTGGTGCAATCCCTCTAGAAATAAGGTCTGGAGCAGAAACCAGAGGTGAAGAAGTTTTGATTCTTAAAATGAATTGTTCTAAGCGCGTTTCTAATTCTTGAACGCGAGCGATGAAATGCTGCTGTTTAGAAGGATCTTTTTGGATCGCTGAAAACAGAGATAGAAATAGATGGGCTGTTGGTGAGGCTAAAAAGTGTGCCCAAAAAACACGATTATTACTGATATTTTGGAATTGTGGAAGAGCTTGGTACCAGAGTTGTATAAGTTTTAAATCTTTATTTGACACTCGTAAACGTGTAAATGCTACGCAAGCAGCTTCTTCACTAACCCCTTGAAATAGGGGAAGTAGAAAGCAAATCTCCGGAAATTCTATAGGACTGAGTCTTTTAGCAAATTCGATGTTTATTCGTAATAAACTAGGGGGAACATCGCGAAGCTCAGGGAAAATTACAGTAATAATTTTCAGCTTTATCAATAAGAAAAGAGCTTCGTAGGGACGGTTTTTCAGCATTTTCCTTAGTTCTTGCCAGATTCTTTCTGGAGATACAGAATTTACTAGAGTCGGGGCTTCCTTGATAATAGCGCGTTCTGTAGCTGGGTCTAGAGCAAAGCCTAATGAAGAGCTAAAACGTATAGCCCGTAG
This DNA window, taken from Chlamydia sp. 04-14, encodes the following:
- the mnmE gene encoding tRNA uridine-5-carboxymethylaminomethyl(34) synthesis GTPase MnmE produces the protein MIKNDTIAAIATPPGEGSIAIVRISGPEAIQITDKIFSGSVPSFASHTAHLGTISRNDQQIDQVLLLIMRAPRSFTGEDVIELQCHGGYFSCSQILEALVSEGARPALPGEFSQRAFLNGKIDLIQAEAIQNIIAADNLDAFHIAQNHFQGHFSKKVQLISSLIIESLAFIEVLADFPEEEQPDMDVPDNRLSEAILIIEDLISSFDEGRRLAQGTSIVLAGHPNAGKSSLLNALTNKNRAIVTDIPGTTRDILEENWTLQGKRIRLIDSAGQRETDNPVEQEGIERAISAMEQAEGILWVMDATQPQPDLPEILFQKPTLLLWNKSDLISPPRITTSLPQLAISAKTGEGIFELKQFIQKWMQQQELGKNAKVFLVSSRHHTILQQMHSYLLSAKEGLQSQLPPELVALELRQALQATGNLSGSEINETILGEIFSRFCIGK
- a CDS encoding phosphatidylserine decarboxylase, which codes for MKKLQYIDRLTNQRVTESVCYEKTMTFLYTSRLGKWVSTLLSRSPFLSRLYGWIQKRSWTRKKIPGFIKRNHICAKEFKKSLSEFTSFNDFFTRELRPEARPIAQGKNICVTPVDGAYLIYPNVSEFGEFVVKSKRFSLSKLLGDPKLVEKYASGSVVFARLALFDYHRFHFPVDCLAGSTHNINGYLFSVHPMALKDNFNIFCENKRTLTELKTEAFGDVLYLEVGALNVGSIIQTYTPGEKYSKGDEKGFFEIGGSTVIVLFEPGVVRFDADLLKNSRMGLETRCLMGQSLGCSLRE
- a CDS encoding tetratricopeptide repeat protein — protein: MWLVILWTLVASLTIGLVFKVYCHISRFRRYAAQVIREVHLSMELKEWSVAEQKLLPILKKRCYRRQCLFDYMRILRGMNRFDEVEKLLAEARKLNLRGPQFFLEIAYKAYRHGAYKECCQAFSLISNDMFEEQDAAKYASALVNLGHLDAACSIIEPWISPLSHQETYITVGDIYFTSKRYQDAIEFYNRAYALGPCPLKVTYNLAHSSRICGNYVEAGKLFRKLLSEPNYREESLFNIGLCEQKQGQSKKALLIYQSSDLWSRGDALLMRHAALAAMDQNDYPLAEYCWNLAFQCGTYAEDWQCGLGYGFSLCCLKKYSDAEKMYLKVIQKFPDCPTACKALAWLSGVGYASIVTAEAGLEYAKKALQLNHSSETLELLSACEARAGNFDAAYEIQAFLSAQDVSLQQKKRRSQIMRNLRQKLPLNHQHIVEVDTLLAA
- the secA gene encoding preprotein translocase subunit SecA, with product MLDFLKRFFGSSQERTLKKFQKLVDKVNLYDEILASLSDEELRNKTVELKKRYQEGESLDDMLPEAYAVVKNVCRRLTGTPVEVSGYHQNWDMVPYDVQVLGAIAMHKGFITEMQTGEGKTLTAVMPLYLNALTGKPVHLVTVNDYLAQRDCEWVGSILRWLGLTTGVLISGSPSEKRKEIYRCDVVYGTASEFGFDYLRDNSIATSVDEQVGRGFYFAIIDEVDSILIDEARTPLIISGPGEKHNPVYFELKDKVAGLVQLQRELCNQLALDARRGLELFLDMDILPKDKKVIEGISEFCRSLWLVSKGMPLNRVLRRVREHPDLRAMIDKWDTYYHAEQNKEESIEKLSQLYIIVDEHNNDFELTDRGMQQWVDKAGGSAEDFVMMDMGHEYALIDGDESLSPTDKINRKIAVSEEDTQRKARAHGLRQLLRAQLLMERDVDYIVRDDQIVIIDEHTGRPQPGRRFSEGLHQAIEAKEHVTIRKESQTFATVTLQNFFRLYEKLAGMTGTAITESKEFKEIYNLYVLQVPTFKTCLRVDHNDEFYMTEREKYHAIVNEIARIHKDGNPILIGTESVEVSEKLSRILKQNRIEHTVLNAKNHAQEAEIIAAAGKLGAVTVATNMAGRGTDIKLDQEAVVVGGLHVIGTSRHQSRRIDRQLRGRCARLGDPGAAKFFLSFEDRLMRLFASPKLNALIRHFRPPEGEAMSDPMFNKLIETAQKRVEARNYTIRKHTLEYDDVMNKQRQTIYAFRNEVIRSEDIFTLAKESIYHVSLMIASLITSRNHPTGHSLPTLEEWMNYSFPLKLNLEELRKLNTLDAIAEKVADDLIEVFQNKFSSMVEEITTAAGDDVDANGICKDIIRSVMIMHIDEQWKIHLVDMDLLRSEVGLRTVGQKDPLIEFKHESFLLFESLVRDIRIAIVKHLFRLELTMTREQRPQNVIPVVATSFQNDENFGPMELTVISDSDDE
- the der gene encoding ribosome biogenesis GTPase Der, whose protein sequence is MLRIAILGRPNVGKSSLFNRMCKRSLAIVNSQEGTTRDRLYGEIRGWSIPVQVIDTGGVDKDSEDHFQKHIYKQALAGANEADILLLVVDIRCGITEQDAELAKMLLPLKKPLILVANKADTFKDEHRIHELYKIGISEILTVSASHDKHIDKLLERIKTLGNVPELVEEFSEEEIEEETPSSIEMLSEESLSDYEEEEIPFPTASTTDKPLKIALIGRPNVGKSSIINGLLNEERCIIDNIPGTTRDNVDILYSHNDRSYLFIDTAGLRKMKSVKNSIEWISSSRTEKAIARADVCLLVIDAMHHLSSYDKRILSLISKHKKPHIILVNKWDLIEGVRMEHYIRDLRATDVYIGQSRILCISAATKRNLRHIFSSIDELYETVSSKVPTPVVNKTLASALQKHHPQVINGRRLRVYYAIHKTATPFQFLLFINAKSLLTKHYECYLKNTLKSSFNLYGIPFDLEFKEKTKRTN
- a CDS encoding CCA tRNA nucleotidyltransferase, which gives rise to MTTIALEAAKKILLKLRNAGYQAYFVGGCVRDMLMGKPIEEIDIATSAPPVIVSTIFTDTLALGAAFGIIVVKEDNRLFEVATFRSDENYEDGRHPERVVFSSMKEDALRRDFTINGMYYDPFEEKLFDLVEGRRDLEKRVIRAIGHPKLRFAEDKLRILRAIRFSSSLGFALDPATERAIIKEAPTLVNSVSPERIWQELRKMLKNRPYEALFLLIKLKIITVIFPELRDVPPSLLRINIEFAKRLSPIEFPEICFLLPLFQGVSEEAACVAFTRLRVSNKDLKLIQLWYQALPQFQNISNNRVFWAHFLASPTAHLFLSLFSAIQKDPSKQQHFIARVQELETRLEQFILRIKTSSPLVSAPDLISRGIAPGRLLGDLLREAEILSIENECHDKEKILLLLKEKGFWK